The Romeriopsis navalis LEGE 11480 sequence AGCTGAAAAAAGCCAACGTCGAGATTAATCGCAAAATGTTGGCCCAGCTTGCAGTCTTGGATCCAGCAGGTTTTGAACAAATTGTCGAAATCGCCAAAAAGGTTTAATCCGTTATGCGCCAGGTTATCAATCGCCTGGCTCGGATCGCTTTTTTGGGTTGGTTGGGGGTGCATTTTTTTGCACCCCCTTCTGTGTATGGAGCTGACTTAAAAACGATTCGGGCCAGAGGTTATCTGATTGTTGGGGTCAAAGATAACGTACGACCTTTAGGTTTCCGCGATCGCCAGAATCAATTAACCGGGTTCGAGATCGATATTGCCCGTCGCCTCGCCAAGATTATTCTCGGCAAACCCGATGCGATTCGGTTGGTGCCACTCGCCAACCGCGATCGATTATCCATGGTGGCAAATGACAAAGTTGACTTGGCGATCGCCCAAATCACAGCCACAAGGGCCCGGGCCCGGATCGTGCATTTTAGTTCCCCGTATTACCTCAACGGCATCAGCCTCATCACACAGCCATCACCAAATTCGCTCCGGATCGCGGAGCCAAAACAGTTAGTGGGAAAACGCGTGGGCGTTCTCAACAACTCCGCCGCGATCGCCAGTCTGCAATATCACCAACCCAAACTTCAGGTCGTTGGCTTCGATTCCTATACCACTGCCCAGGCCAAACTCCAACGCGGTGAGATTCAGGCCTTTGCAGGCAGCACGACGGTTCTGACGGGTTGGGCTCAAACCAACTCCAGCTACCAACTCATTCCCACCCAGTTCGATCGGCAACCACTATCAGTCGCATTTCCGAAAGGCTTACAATACGCTGACCTCGCAACCATCATCAGTCAGTCGTTAAGACAATGGCAACAGACCGGTTGGCTCAAGGAACGCGCTTCCTACTGGGGACT is a genomic window containing:
- a CDS encoding transporter substrate-binding domain-containing protein, whose amino-acid sequence is MRQVINRLARIAFLGWLGVHFFAPPSVYGADLKTIRARGYLIVGVKDNVRPLGFRDRQNQLTGFEIDIARRLAKIILGKPDAIRLVPLANRDRLSMVANDKVDLAIAQITATRARARIVHFSSPYYLNGISLITQPSPNSLRIAEPKQLVGKRVGVLNNSAAIASLQYHQPKLQVVGFDSYTTAQAKLQRGEIQAFAGSTTVLTGWAQTNSSYQLIPTQFDRQPLSVAFPKGLQYADLATIISQSLRQWQQTGWLKERASYWGLP